Genomic window (Lewinellaceae bacterium):
ACAGCCTTCCCCTTTGAGCAGTATGGCCTGGCCTTCCCGTTCCCATTCGATCTCAAAAAGAGCGCTCAGCGTTTGCAGCACGGATTCCAGGGGTTCCTCGTCGAAACTTGCCGTGAAGCGGCATTCAGACAGTTGTGGGTTCTCCAGTTCCAGTTGTGCGCCGTACGCCTCGTTCAGAAGTACAGCCGCTTCTCCCAGGCTGGCATCCTGAAAATCCAGTTTCCGGGTTCTCCAGGCGATGCGGTTGGCGGCGTTGGGGGCCATCGGTTTCAATTGGCCGCTGGCTTTGTTGAGAACCGCGCCTTCGCCTTTTTGCAGCACCATCTGCTGTCCTGCCGCCCCATTCGGATAGAAAGCCACCCTGCCGGAGTTGACCTGCACCCATGCCGTGCTGCTGTCCGGATAGGCCATCACGCCAAAGGAAGTGCCGAGGACGCGGACGGTGGCTTCACCGGTTTCAATAAGAAACGGCCGGGCTTCGTCGCGGGCCACCTCAAAGTAGGCTTCCCCGGCTAAGCGGACCAGCCTTTGTTTTCCCTCAAAAGACTCCGGATAATACAATACCGAGTTCTTTTTCAGCCAAACCTCGCTGCCGTCGGGCAGCATCACCGCCTCGGTTGCTGGTTGCGCTCCTTGCCTGGCCTCCAGTTGTGGGATGGGCTGGAAAGTATTCCACATCCAATATCCCGCCAGAAAAAGCAATACCGTTGCCGCAATTCTTCCCAGTACCGGCAACAGGCGCAACGGCCGGCGGGTGCGGCTGCGCACTTTTCTCCAGGCCGCTTCCACTTCCGGAGGCTCGGGCTGCAATGCCTTGCCGGAAGCCTCCCACAGGCGCTGCACCCGCTGAAATTGCCGGCGGTTGTCCGGGCTGGCGGCTATCCAGACCTCCATGGCTTCGCGCTCTGTCTCCGTGGCGTGGCCGTTGAGGTAGTCGATGATGTCGGGGTAGTCCATTTCTTGTGATTTTCAACTATAAGACAAGGGAGATGATGGGGAGGGGGAAAGAGGAGGGATATTTTTTATTTTTGATTTGCGATTTGCGATTTGCGATTTTTGATGTCCTACCAGCACCAGAGCCCCAGCCAGAACATGGCTTCCCAGTGCCGCCCCAGGAAATCCCGCAGCTTGCGCAGGGCGATCTTCACCTGCGACTTGATGGTCTCTTTGGAAATGCCGAGTTCTTCTGCAATTTCGTCATAGGTAAGGCCGCCCTGGCGGCTGAGTTGGAAAATGGTGCGGCATTGGCTGGGCAAGGTAGCAATGCCCTGTTGCAGCAGTTGAATGAGCGTTTCCTGGCCCAGCTCGTCTTCCGCTGCTTCAGCCATTACAGGAGTTGCCGGATCGAGGGGAAGCGGCGCCTCCCTGGCCCACCGGCTGTTGAGGTGGTTGATCGCGCGGTTGCGCACCGCAGCGTAGAGGTAAGCTTTAACAGAAGTGGAAATCCGCAGTTCCTCCCTTTTTTCCCATAGCCTCACAAAAACATCCTGCACCGCTTCTTCTGCATCTTCCCGGCGCCAAAGATAACGGCAGGCGTAATAATACAACTCCTCGTAGTACTGCCGGAACAGTTTTTCGAAGGCCGCCTGGCTCAGGCCACGGAGAGAATGTGGTTCCTCTTCCATTCTGTAAATATAGGAATTCCTCTCTCTTTTCTAAAAACGAAGGCCTGCATAACAATATAGCTACCCAACCATTTCACCCTGAGCTTGTCGAAGGGCAACCATCCAACCATGCCCCCTACCCCCCCAACTCCTTCACCGCCATCCAGGCCATCAGGCCGATGCTAATCGCCAGGCAATCCTCGTCGACATCGAAAGTATTGGTATGGATGGGCGAGGTAATGCCCCGGGCGGGGTTGCCGGTGCCCAAGCGGTAGAAGCAGGCCGGCATTTCCTGGGAGTAGTAGGCAAAGTCCTCGGCGGTCATGCGGATGGGCAATTCCACCACATTTTCTTTGCCCAGGTATTCTTCGGCGTAGCGGAAAGCCTTAGTGGTCAGTTCCTCATTGTTGAAAAGCACCGGGTAGCCCACGAGTATGTCGAGTTCGCAGGAACCGCCCATGCTTTCGGCCATGCCCTCCGCCATGCGCTTCATGCGTTGGTGGGCTTCGAAGCGCCAGCGTTCGTCCATGGTGCGGAAGGTGCCTTTAAGCTTGACCTCATTGGGGATGATGTTGGTCGCGCCGCCGGTAGAGGCGATGTAGCCGAAGGTCAACACCGAAGGCAAGGCAGGGTCGGCATAACGGCTGATGACCTGCTGTAGGGCGGTGAGTATATGGGCGGTAATCAGGATGGGATCGATGCAATCCTGAGGAAGGGCGCCGTGCCCGCCTTTGCCCTTCACCGTCATGTAGAGTTCGTCGGCAGAGGCCATGTAATTGCCGGCGCGCATCCCGACCTTGCCTACTTCGAGCGGCGGGTGTACGTGCTGCCCCAGGATGCTGGCCGGCCGGGGGTTTTCCAACACGCCTTCTTTGATCATAATGGAGGCGCCGCCGGGCAGGCGTTCCTCCGCAGGCTGGAAGATGAGCTTGACCGTGCCTTCGAATTCCTTTCTCAGGTCATTCAGGATGCGGGCGGCGCCGAGCAGGGAGGAGGTGTGCACGTCGTGCCCGCAGGCGTGCATAATGCCCGGCTTTTGAGATTTATAGGGCACCTGGTTGGCCTCCTCGATGGGCAGGGCGTCGATGTCGGCGCGCAAGGCTACCACGCGCTTGCCGGGGTTCTGGCCTTCGATCAGGCCCACCACGCCATTGTCGGCCACCCCGTGCTGGTGAGGGATGCCGTATTCCTGCAGTTGTTGCGAAATGTATTTGCCCGTTTCCACTTCTTCATAAGACAGTTCCGGGTTTTGATGCAAATGGCGGCGGATGCCGATGACATCCTGGTGGTAGGTATTGGCTAACTTCTGGATCTTGTCTTTTAGCATAGCATTTTTTCTAAAGCATTGATTTTAAAAACAACTTCATCATTCGGCGGGGCGGTCCTCCCATTTCAAGGGAAGTTAGAGGGGTTCCAGTGAAGGCGAATGATGAAGTTGTTTTTTTTACCTCCATTAAATAACTTATTCCTTCTGCAAATGTGCTAAAATATTGCGTAATTCTTTCAAGGCTTGTGGTAAGAACGAAACAGGTAGAAGGCCCCGATACCCAGCAATAGAAAGGCAAGGCCGGCAAGAGCCTGCACCGGCCGTTGAACGAGCGTGTTGGCGACAAAAGCGCTGGAGATGAGCACAAAGATGCCGGGAACGGCGGGATACCCCCAGGTGCGGTAGGGGCGCTCCGCTTCGGGCCGCTTTCGGCGAAAGACAAAAACGCTCAGGCCCGCCAGAGCCATGAAGGCTATGTCCATAAAGGTGACATAGGTGATGAGCTCAGAAAAAGTGCCCCAGAAGAGCAGCAGCAGAATAGCCCAGCCGGCCTGCAGCAGCATGGCATTGCTGGGTGTATGGAAACGAGGATGAACGAAAGCCAGCCCTTCGAAAAAAATACCATCCTTTGCCATGGCGAAGTAGATGCGCGGCGCCGACATGGTATAGATGCCAATGGTGCCGAAGATAGAAATAGCGATGGCTACAGCCACCAGTTTCCCCCCAAAGGAAACAACCTGCGCCACCGCTTCGCCGGCGACCCGCGTGGTATGGGCGATGGCGTCCAGCGGCAGCAGCAGCATATAGGCCAGGTTGATCAGGACATAAGTAGCCGTGACGATCAGCGCGCCGAAAACCATGGCCCGGGGCACCGTCCGTTGGGGTTCAACCGCCTCCCCGGCCAGATAGCTGGCGTGGTGCCATCCTCCAAAGGACCACAACACGCCGATGAGCGCAAGCAACAGGGCGCTGCCCAGGTTGTCGGGCGTCCCCTCCGCCAGGTTGAAATTGAGCTGCACTTTAGAAGGGTCAAAAAACACCAGCCCGGTGATGATGATACCTGCAATGGCCAGCAACTTGAGCCCGGTAAAGATGTTGGCAAACCACTGGCTGGTGTTGATGCCGATGAGGTTGATGCCAGTCAGCCCGGAAATGACAAAAATGGCCAAAATGATTTTCCCCCGGTAATCCAGTGGGTAGAAATAGGAAAGGTATTCCGCCAGAGCGATGCCAAGAGCCGCCAGCGCCCCGGTATTGATGACCAGCAGGATCACCCAGCCGTACAGAAAGCCCGCCAGTTCGCCGTAGGCCTCCTTCAGGAAGACATAAACACCTCCAGCTTGCGGAAACATGCCTCCCAACTCCGCAAAAGTGAGCGCCCCGGTCAAAGCAATAACGCCGCCCACGGACCAAACGATGAGCACAAACGCGTGATGGGGCACTGCCTGCACGATCTCGTAAGGCGTCACAAATATCCCGGACCCAATGCAGGATCCGACCGCGATCATGGTCAGCCCGAACAGGGTGAGCTTGCGGTCGAGTTGCAGCATGAGGCTTATTTGGCGCCCAACTGCTGTTGGAGTTGCAGGTTCTTCACGACAAACTCTCCCACCTTTTCTCCCTGCGCCACGCCATTGTCGATCGCCGGCCGGTAATGGATGCCTCCGTACAGCCGGCTGACTGCCGCCTCGCTGGATGCTTCCAGGAAAGAGCCGAACTGCCGGGCAGGCAGGCCGAATTCTTCTTCGGTGGTGTCGAGAAAGGAAAAATCATCCCCGTAAACGGAGGTGAGCGCTACGGCTGCCGCCCTGGAAATGACGCTGTGCCCGCTGGTGTACTCCGGAAAAGGAGGGGTTTGCAGAGTAGGCGCCCAGTTCTCATCGATGTAGCGGTTGATAACGGTCTCGGGGCGGATGAGGTTGGAACGGTACTTCTCATCCCAGCAGCTGATAAACCCGTCGAACAAAGCGATAGAAGTAATGGTATAGGCCTCCAGAGTTTTCATAAAGCCGGCACCTGCCTTGCGGCTGGCAATTTGGGTAATGCCGATCCAGTGGCCGCCGGGAGTGATCTTCTTGGTGGCGAACATGACGTGGCCGGTATGGTGGGAAACATAGGGATTGCAATCCCAGAATTTTGCAATGGCGACGCGTTCTTCGCGCTCCGCCGCATTTCCTACTTTCAGGGCATCATAAACTTCCATGGTTTCTTCCATGAACTTGCTGTTCTTGTCTGCGCTGAACTCCGTAGGCGGAGGAGGGGTGAACTGCTGGGCAGAGTCCAGCACCATGGTCCGGATCATTTGCCAGTGCGGCTCAATGCCGTCCATGTAATCGGGCGGAGTAGGTTGCCAGCGGGCGGGGTCGTCCGAAATGGAATACTTGGGGTAAGTCCGCGTTTGTTTGTACATATCTCCGTCCGCCCAGGCCAGGATGTGATCGGCTACCTGCTCGCCGTAAGCAAGAGACCGGTCCCACACGTCGCCGGGAATGTGAAGGGTATCCAGAGCGGCGTACAGTTCCTGCTGATACGCTTCCATTTTACCTTCTGAGAAAGTAAATGCCTTTCCCACTTTCAGAAAGGCATGGAGGCTGGCCAACGGGAAACAGTACGTTTTTCCTTCTTCCGGCTGAGGGGCAGGCTTCAAGCCGCTCAACTGCCCGGCCAGGCTTTGATAATCGGAGAACCCGGGCAAAGCCGCTTCATAGGCTGCTATGCTGGAGTAAGCATAAATCCGGCTGGCTACCGGCGGGGAGAAAATATCGTGCACAATTACATCCGACAACTGCTTCATCGATTGGTGGAAATATTCCGGGTTGCTTGCGTCTTCCTGAAAATTGGGGTTGCTCTGCTCGCAGGCTCCTGATATAGCCACTATCAGCAACATCCACAAACCAAGTCTGATATTCATAATTCTAATGTTTTTTGGTCACTGCTTATGCTACAAATGTAATGACTAATTGTTTACGGATGAAGTTTGGGCCGGTACTTGTTGAGAGAGAACCTTCCAAGCCGCATGGCTTATTGTTTCTTCCCGGCGAGGAACTTTTTTTCCCAAAAAATCAGTGCCTTCCGTGATCCATCCTCTACCCTTGACCCGACATTCATACGTTGACAGGTCACCTAGTCCAAGCGGCACGAAATAACGGGTTATATTATGATACTGGAACCCTGCATTTAAGGGCTGGCCCTGTGGAATTAAAAAAACTATTCCACAGGGCTGGCGTATTCTCCCGTTAATTCGTTCTAGTCGCACTAGTTAAAAAGTTTTGAAGTTTGAAAAAGCAGCCCGGCCGGGCTGCTTTCCTTTTTTACTTCACCTCAAAAACCTTTTCCTCCCGCCCTATTCCCGTCATCTTCAACCCCTTCCAGGCTGTTGGCAGCGCTGCCCGCAGTTGCTGGACCCCCTCATCGGAAATGTCTAATCCTCCAATGCCGAACAAGACAGCCTGCAGGGTGCCGCCGGCGCCGGTGGCGAAGTAGGGGTTCGTGCCCCCTGCCGTTTCCGCCAGTACGCCGAAGGGCGGCACTTCATTGGGTTTGTAGCTATCCTTGAATAACTGATAAGCTTTTTCCACTTCGCCCAGACGGGCATAGAGCGTGCTGAGCGTAGACCCCCCCATGGCCGGGCCGTCTTCGGCCAGGCGCGGCTCGTAGTACTCCAGGTCCTGGCGAATGCGCTTTTCGCCGGCAACGATTTTCATCGGATAGGCCAGCAGGTTGGCGTCCGCCTGTTTGATCACCTCGCCATTGTAGGTGGCATTTTCCCGGGTAGTCCCGTCCGGAAAGGCGAGGATGGGAATGTTGGCGGCTACGTTTTCCCAGTCGGGATCGGCTTCCAGGCCCAGCTCGCGGGCCGCCTGAGCGGCGTAGCGCAATACGGTAATGGCCATGCCGTTGGTATAGGCATTGTTGTCGATATTCTCCTGCCATTCATTGGCGCCAATGACGTTTTTGATGTTGTACTGCCCGGGGCCTTCGCGTTCTACCCGGCTCGTCCAGAAATCGGCTACTTCTTTGATCATCGGGTAGCCCCGGGCGCGCAGCCATTCTTTATCGCCGGTTACCTGGTAGTATTTCCAGGCCGCCCAGGCGATATCGCCGCTGATGTGATGCTGGAACGGCCCGGTCAGCGCCCACACCGGCGTATCTTCGGAACCGTCATCGGCGGACTCCCAGGGGTACATGGCGCCGTCGTAGCCATGGGCGAAGGCGTTCTGTTTGGCAGCATCCAGGCGCTCGTAGCGGTACTCCAGCAGCGAGCGGGCGATCTCCGGATGCAAAACCAGCAGGGGCGGGTACATCCAAATCTCCGTATCCCAGAAAACGTGGCCGTTGTAGCCCAGGCCGGAAAGGCCCATAGGCGAAAGGCTGTAGGCTGTGCCTTCGCGGGCAAAGGAATACAAGTGGTATAACATAGCGTGCACGTCGCGTTGGTCGGCTACGTTGCCCTCTATGACGATGTCGCTCTTCCACAATTCCTCCCAGGCGGCTTCGTGGCGCCGGAGCAGGCGCTCGGTGCCTTCCAGCCTGGCAAAAATGGTGAGGCGCTCCGCCTCGTTGAAGGGGTCTTCGTAGTGTTCGGACGAAACGGCGGAAGCGACGATGCTGAAGCGGTAGGTTTCGCCGGCTTTAAGCGTTTTGTAGAATTTCGCCAGGTGCATGTTGTAGTCCCAGTCCTCGTGAATGATATCCGGTTCCCTGCCGTGTTCTTCTTCGAAGATAAAGCTGTTGGATGCAGCTACGATGAGCCGCCCCGACGGGCTTTTCGCCACCGAACTCAGCAGGGGCACCTTTACGTGGGGGCGGTCGATCTCGCTGTAGTAATTGCGCACGTCATTGAGGTGGTTGGGCGCCTCCAATACGCTCATGGGGATAATGGTTACGGCTTTCTTCGCAGTAATTTCCACCATCACCATCGAAGTGAAGGGCAGGTGGCGCAGGGCCATCATGGTGTGGCGGACGCTCACTTTGTCGCCTACATCGAAGGTAGTCGTCAGGGCGGCGCGTTTCATATCGAGTACCTGGGCGTAGTTGCTGATGTTTTGGCGGCCGACGCGCATGCCGTCCACGTCCA
Coding sequences:
- a CDS encoding FecR domain-containing protein, yielding MDYPDIIDYLNGHATETEREAMEVWIAASPDNRRQFQRVQRLWEASGKALQPEPPEVEAAWRKVRSRTRRPLRLLPVLGRIAATVLLFLAGYWMWNTFQPIPQLEARQGAQPATEAVMLPDGSEVWLKKNSVLYYPESFEGKQRLVRLAGEAYFEVARDEARPFLIETGEATVRVLGTSFGVMAYPDSSTAWVQVNSGRVAFYPNGAAGQQMVLQKGEGAVLNKASGQLKPMAPNAANRIAWRTRKLDFQDASLGEAAVLLNEAYGAQLELENPQLSECRFTASFDEEPLESVLQTLSALFEIEWEREGQAILLKGEGCN
- a CDS encoding RNA polymerase sigma-70 factor, with translation MEEEPHSLRGLSQAAFEKLFRQYYEELYYYACRYLWRREDAEEAVQDVFVRLWEKREELRISTSVKAYLYAAVRNRAINHLNSRWAREAPLPLDPATPVMAEAAEDELGQETLIQLLQQGIATLPSQCRTIFQLSRQGGLTYDEIAEELGISKETIKSQVKIALRKLRDFLGRHWEAMFWLGLWCW
- a CDS encoding amidohydrolase — protein: MLKDKIQKLANTYHQDVIGIRRHLHQNPELSYEEVETGKYISQQLQEYGIPHQHGVADNGVVGLIEGQNPGKRVVALRADIDALPIEEANQVPYKSQKPGIMHACGHDVHTSSLLGAARILNDLRKEFEGTVKLIFQPAEERLPGGASIMIKEGVLENPRPASILGQHVHPPLEVGKVGMRAGNYMASADELYMTVKGKGGHGALPQDCIDPILITAHILTALQQVISRYADPALPSVLTFGYIASTGGATNIIPNEVKLKGTFRTMDERWRFEAHQRMKRMAEGMAESMGGSCELDILVGYPVLFNNEELTTKAFRYAEEYLGKENVVELPIRMTAEDFAYYSQEMPACFYRLGTGNPARGITSPIHTNTFDVDEDCLAISIGLMAWMAVKELGG
- a CDS encoding amino acid permease encodes the protein MLQLDRKLTLFGLTMIAVGSCIGSGIFVTPYEIVQAVPHHAFVLIVWSVGGVIALTGALTFAELGGMFPQAGGVYVFLKEAYGELAGFLYGWVILLVINTGALAALGIALAEYLSYFYPLDYRGKIILAIFVISGLTGINLIGINTSQWFANIFTGLKLLAIAGIIITGLVFFDPSKVQLNFNLAEGTPDNLGSALLLALIGVLWSFGGWHHASYLAGEAVEPQRTVPRAMVFGALIVTATYVLINLAYMLLLPLDAIAHTTRVAGEAVAQVVSFGGKLVAVAIAISIFGTIGIYTMSAPRIYFAMAKDGIFFEGLAFVHPRFHTPSNAMLLQAGWAILLLLFWGTFSELITYVTFMDIAFMALAGLSVFVFRRKRPEAERPYRTWGYPAVPGIFVLISSAFVANTLVQRPVQALAGLAFLLLGIGAFYLFRSYHKP
- a CDS encoding vanadium-dependent haloperoxidase, whose product is MNIRLGLWMLLIVAISGACEQSNPNFQEDASNPEYFHQSMKQLSDVIVHDIFSPPVASRIYAYSSIAAYEAALPGFSDYQSLAGQLSGLKPAPQPEEGKTYCFPLASLHAFLKVGKAFTFSEGKMEAYQQELYAALDTLHIPGDVWDRSLAYGEQVADHILAWADGDMYKQTRTYPKYSISDDPARWQPTPPDYMDGIEPHWQMIRTMVLDSAQQFTPPPPTEFSADKNSKFMEETMEVYDALKVGNAAEREERVAIAKFWDCNPYVSHHTGHVMFATKKITPGGHWIGITQIASRKAGAGFMKTLEAYTITSIALFDGFISCWDEKYRSNLIRPETVINRYIDENWAPTLQTPPFPEYTSGHSVISRAAAVALTSVYGDDFSFLDTTEEEFGLPARQFGSFLEASSEAAVSRLYGGIHYRPAIDNGVAQGEKVGEFVVKNLQLQQQLGAK
- a CDS encoding glycoside hydrolase family 65 protein, whose product is MKQAILIILALAATQISAQEQQTDSPWHIVAKDIDPNNYFGITCANGMVGLVSSPEPMKVKDVVLNGVYDYYQRGRVSNILKTFNHLNMNLDVDGMRVGRQNISNYAQVLDMKRAALTTTFDVGDKVSVRHTMMALRHLPFTSMVMVEITAKKAVTIIPMSVLEAPNHLNDVRNYYSEIDRPHVKVPLLSSVAKSPSGRLIVAASNSFIFEEEHGREPDIIHEDWDYNMHLAKFYKTLKAGETYRFSIVASAVSSEHYEDPFNEAERLTIFARLEGTERLLRRHEAAWEELWKSDIVIEGNVADQRDVHAMLYHLYSFAREGTAYSLSPMGLSGLGYNGHVFWDTEIWMYPPLLVLHPEIARSLLEYRYERLDAAKQNAFAHGYDGAMYPWESADDGSEDTPVWALTGPFQHHISGDIAWAAWKYYQVTGDKEWLRARGYPMIKEVADFWTSRVEREGPGQYNIKNVIGANEWQENIDNNAYTNGMAITVLRYAAQAARELGLEADPDWENVAANIPILAFPDGTTRENATYNGEVIKQADANLLAYPMKIVAGEKRIRQDLEYYEPRLAEDGPAMGGSTLSTLYARLGEVEKAYQLFKDSYKPNEVPPFGVLAETAGGTNPYFATGAGGTLQAVLFGIGGLDISDEGVQQLRAALPTAWKGLKMTGIGREEKVFEVK